Proteins from a genomic interval of Deltaproteobacteria bacterium:
- a CDS encoding AMP-binding protein produces MRSMRRSDAPDARPGDATLVDVLCRRAADEAERPACTFLHDGEIDEETITYGGLDARARRIAVALGCDASRAPVLLLFEPGLDFVAAFLGCLYAGVVAVPVYPPEGRDPEGGAARIRRVAADAGARRVVTTRALDRALARSIRSELDEARSRILVDELSIGTEAAWRPPGIGGGDVAFLQYTSGSTATPRGVMVTHANLMAHGSRVADVLGLDAEAVAVSWLPVYHDMGLVGTLLIPLQIGFRSVQMAPRAFLERPGRWLRAITRHRGTLSPAPNFAYDLAVRRTTPEERRELDLGTWRAAMNGAEPIRAETVERFVAAFAPCGFRREALVPCYGLAEATLMVAGGPAGEGPVRLAVDGAALDDARVVVVPAEERGARVLVGSGRVMPDVALRIVHAASGSPTRADEIGEIRVAGPTIAVGYWRRPAETAAAFENPPCGPRRLRTGDLGFVHDGVLFVTGRCKDLIVVRGRNHHPHDLEDVAAGAHPALRPGGGAAFACDGADGEAVVVVHEVEADDAATLRAVAAAIREAIARVHGLVVARLVLIAPRTLPKTTSGKVRRSACRAALAAGRLVVRYDTSEHAAPAGERRDTTDVAAIEACLRALVAGVRGLPPEAVHRDAALAALGVDSAEAAHVAAALEARLGRRVPLALLLEQPTIGAVAAALGEVRA; encoded by the coding sequence CGCGTCCTGGAGACGCGACGTTGGTCGACGTGCTGTGTCGGCGAGCCGCCGACGAAGCCGAGCGACCGGCCTGCACGTTCTTGCACGACGGCGAGATCGACGAGGAAACGATCACGTACGGCGGCCTCGATGCCCGCGCGCGCCGCATCGCGGTGGCGCTCGGGTGCGACGCCTCGCGCGCGCCCGTGCTGCTGCTGTTCGAGCCGGGATTGGATTTCGTGGCGGCGTTCCTCGGGTGCCTCTACGCGGGCGTCGTCGCGGTGCCGGTGTATCCACCCGAAGGTCGCGATCCCGAGGGCGGTGCGGCGCGCATCCGGCGCGTCGCGGCGGACGCCGGGGCGCGGCGCGTGGTGACGACGCGCGCGCTCGACCGCGCCCTCGCGCGCTCGATCCGGTCGGAGCTCGACGAGGCGCGGTCGCGCATCCTCGTGGACGAGCTCTCGATCGGAACGGAGGCGGCCTGGCGTCCTCCGGGGATCGGCGGCGGGGACGTCGCGTTCCTGCAGTACACGTCGGGGTCGACCGCCACGCCGCGCGGCGTGATGGTGACGCACGCGAACCTGATGGCCCACGGGTCGCGAGTGGCCGACGTGCTCGGGCTCGACGCCGAAGCCGTCGCGGTCAGCTGGTTGCCCGTGTACCACGACATGGGGCTCGTCGGGACGCTCCTGATCCCGCTGCAGATCGGCTTCCGCTCCGTGCAGATGGCGCCGCGCGCGTTCCTCGAGCGGCCCGGGCGATGGCTCCGCGCGATCACGCGTCATCGCGGCACGCTGAGCCCGGCTCCCAATTTCGCGTACGACCTGGCCGTTCGGAGGACCACGCCGGAGGAGCGCCGCGAGCTCGATCTCGGCACGTGGCGGGCGGCCATGAACGGGGCCGAGCCGATACGGGCCGAAACGGTCGAGCGCTTCGTCGCCGCCTTCGCGCCGTGCGGGTTCCGGCGCGAGGCGCTCGTTCCCTGCTACGGCCTCGCGGAGGCGACGCTGATGGTCGCCGGCGGGCCGGCGGGGGAGGGCCCCGTGCGGCTCGCGGTCGATGGAGCGGCGCTCGACGACGCCCGGGTGGTCGTCGTTCCCGCGGAGGAACGCGGCGCCCGCGTGCTGGTGGGGTCGGGTCGCGTCATGCCCGACGTCGCGCTGCGGATCGTCCATGCCGCAAGCGGCTCCCCGACGCGGGCCGACGAGATCGGAGAGATCCGTGTCGCGGGGCCGACGATCGCGGTCGGCTACTGGCGCCGGCCGGCGGAAACGGCGGCCGCCTTCGAGAATCCCCCCTGCGGGCCGCGCCGTCTGCGCACCGGCGACCTCGGGTTCGTCCACGACGGCGTGCTGTTCGTGACCGGGCGGTGCAAGGATCTGATCGTCGTCCGCGGACGCAACCACCATCCCCACGACTTGGAGGACGTGGCGGCGGGTGCGCATCCCGCGCTTCGTCCCGGCGGCGGCGCGGCGTTCGCGTGCGACGGCGCCGACGGCGAGGCGGTCGTGGTCGTGCACGAGGTCGAGGCCGACGACGCCGCGACGTTGCGCGCCGTGGCGGCGGCGATCCGGGAGGCGATCGCGCGCGTCCACGGGCTCGTCGTGGCGCGCCTGGTGCTGATCGCACCGCGCACGCTCCCGAAGACGACGAGCGGCAAGGTGCGCCGGAGCGCGTGTCGCGCGGCGCTCGCGGCGGGACGGCTCGTCGTCCGCTACGACACGTCGGAGCACGCGGCGCCCGCCGGAGAGAGGCGGGACACGACCGATGTCGCGGCGATCGAGGCCTGCCTGCGTGCGCTCGTCGCCGGCGTGCGCGGCCTTCCGCCCGAGGCGGTGCATCGCGACGCGGCACTCGCCGCCCTCGGCGTCGATTCCGCCGAAGCCGCGCATGTCGCCGCGGCGCTCGAGGCGCGGCTCGGCCGGCGCGTTCCGCTCGCGTTGCTGCTCGAGCAGCCGACGATCGGCGCCGTCGCGGCGGCGCTCGGGGAGGTGCGGGCATGA